The following proteins are co-located in the Vidua macroura isolate BioBank_ID:100142 chromosome 1, ASM2450914v1, whole genome shotgun sequence genome:
- the LOC128819254 gene encoding feather beta keratin-like, with product MACNNLCRPCGPTPLANSCNEPCALQCQDSRVIIDPSPVLVTLPGPIMTSFPQNTAVGSTSSAALGTELNAQGQPISGGFGFGLGYGLGGLGCYGRRGYGYIC from the coding sequence ATGGCCTGCAACAACCTCTGCCGACCCTGCGGACCCACCccgctggccaacagctgcaacgagccctgtgccctgcaatgCCAGGATTCCCGCGTCATCATCgacccttcccctgtgctggtcaccctgccaggacccatcatgacctccttcccccagaacacCGCCGTCGGATCCACCTCCtcggctgctctgggcactgaaCTCAatgcccagggacagcccatcTCTGGTGGATTTGGCTTTGGCCTTGGCTACGGCCTGGGAGGCCTGGGCTGCTATGGCAGAAGGGGCTATGGCTACATCTGCTAA
- the LOC128819096 gene encoding feather beta keratin-like — protein MACNNLCRPCGPTPLANSCNEPCALQCQDSRVIINPSPVLVTLPGPIMTSFPQNTAVGSTSSAALGTELNAQGQPISGGFGFGLGYGLGGLGCYGRRGYGYIC, from the coding sequence ATGGCCTGCAACAACCTCTGCCGACCCTGCGGACCCACCccgctggccaacagctgcaacgagccctgtgccctgcaatgTCAGGATTCCCGCGTCATCATCaacccttcccctgtgctggtcaccctgccaggacccatcatgacctccttcccccagaacacCGCCGTCGGATCCACCTCCtcggctgctctgggcactgaaCTCAatgcccagggacagcccatcTCTGGTGGATTTGGCTTTGGCCTTGGCTACGGCCTGGGAGGCCTGGGCTGCTATGGCAGAAGGGGCTATGGCTACATCTGCTAA
- the LOC128819277 gene encoding feather beta keratin-like, which produces MACNNLCRPCGPTPLANSCNEPCALQCQDSHVIINPSPVLVTLPGPIMTSFPQNTAVGSTSSAALGSELSAQGQPISGGFGFGLGYGLGGLGCYGRRGGYIC; this is translated from the coding sequence ATGGCCTGCAACAACCTCTGCCGACCCTGCGGACCCACCccgctggccaacagctgcaacgagccctgtgccctgcaatgCCAGGATTCCCACGTCATCATCaacccttcccctgtgctggtcaccctgccaggacccatcatgacctccttcccccagaacacCGCCGTCGGATCCACCTCCtcggctgctctgggcagtgagctcagtgcccagggacagcccatcTCTGGTGGATTTGGCTTTGGCCTTGGCTACGGCCTGGGAGGCCTGGGCTGCTATGGCAGAAGGGGTGGCTACATCTGCTAA
- the LOC128819260 gene encoding feather beta keratin-like, translating to MACNTLCRPCGPTPLANSCNEPCALQCQDSHVIINPSPVLVTLPGPIMTSFPQNTAVGSTSSAALGSELSAQGQPVSGGFGFGLGYGLGGLGCYGRRGYGYIC from the coding sequence ATGGCCTGCAACACCCTCTGCCGACCCTGCGGACCCACCccgctggccaacagctgcaacgagccctgtgccctgcaatgCCAGGATTCCCACGTCATCATCaacccttcccctgtgctggtcaccctgccaggacccatcatgacctccttcccccagaacacCGCTGTCGGATCCACCTCCtcggctgctctgggcagtgaactcagtgcccagggacagcccgtCTCTGGTGGATTTGGCTTTGGCCTTGGCTACGGCCTGGGAGGCCTGGGCTGCTATGGCAGAAGGGGCTATGGCTACATCTGCTAA